Proteins from one Algicella marina genomic window:
- the nqrF gene encoding NADH:ubiquinone reductase (Na(+)-transporting) subunit F, giving the protein MQTFSLGVLLFSLIVIALVTIILMARSRLVSTGNVNITINGEKTISVPAGGKLLQTLAAEKLFVPSACGGGGTCAQCRVRIHEGGGSILPTEESHITKREAACGDRLSCQVAVKQDMQVEVPEEVFGVKKWECTVRSNENVATFIKALVLELPEGEDVNFRAGGYIQIEAPAHQVKYSDFDVEEEYREDWDKFNFWQYESKLEEPIERAYSMANYPDEKGIIMLNVRVATPPPRTEGIPPGKMSSYIFNLKPGDKVTISGPFGEFFARETEKEMIFIGGGAGMAPMRSHIFDQLKRLKNKDRKITFWYGARSKREMFFVEDFDELAAEFPNFEWHVALSDALPEDDWKGYTGFIHNVLYEEYLKDHPNPEDCEYYMCGPPIMNQSVINMLLELGVDREDIMLDDFGG; this is encoded by the coding sequence GATCAATGGCGAGAAGACGATCTCCGTGCCGGCGGGCGGCAAGCTGTTGCAGACGCTGGCCGCTGAAAAGCTTTTTGTGCCCTCCGCCTGTGGCGGGGGCGGCACATGCGCCCAGTGCCGGGTTCGCATCCACGAGGGCGGCGGGTCCATCCTGCCGACGGAGGAGAGCCACATCACGAAGCGCGAGGCCGCCTGCGGCGACCGGCTTTCCTGCCAGGTGGCGGTGAAGCAGGACATGCAGGTTGAGGTGCCCGAAGAGGTGTTCGGCGTGAAGAAGTGGGAATGCACCGTGCGTTCCAACGAGAACGTCGCCACCTTCATCAAGGCGCTAGTGCTGGAATTGCCCGAGGGCGAGGACGTCAACTTCCGTGCCGGCGGCTATATCCAGATCGAGGCCCCTGCCCACCAGGTGAAATACTCCGACTTCGACGTGGAGGAGGAGTATCGGGAGGATTGGGACAAGTTCAACTTCTGGCAGTATGAATCGAAGCTGGAAGAGCCGATCGAACGTGCCTATTCGATGGCGAACTACCCCGATGAAAAAGGGATCATCATGCTGAACGTGCGCGTGGCCACGCCGCCGCCGCGGACGGAGGGTATACCGCCCGGCAAGATGTCTTCCTACATCTTCAACCTGAAGCCCGGCGACAAGGTGACGATCTCCGGCCCGTTCGGCGAGTTCTTCGCGCGGGAGACGGAGAAGGAGATGATATTCATCGGTGGCGGTGCCGGCATGGCGCCGATGCGCAGCCACATCTTCGACCAGCTCAAACGCCTGAAGAACAAGGATCGCAAGATCACGTTCTGGTACGGGGCACGGTCGAAGCGGGAAATGTTCTTCGTCGAGGATTTCGACGAACTGGCGGCGGAGTTCCCGAACTTCGAATGGCATGTGGCCCTCTCCGATGCCCTGCCCGAGGACGACTGGAAGGGCTACACCGGCTTCATCCACAACGTCCTGTACGAGGAATACCTCAAGGATCATCCAAACCCTGAAGACTGCGAATACTACATGTGTGGTCCGCCGATCATGAACCAGTCGGTGATCAACATGCTCCTCGAACTGGGGGTCGATCGCGAAGACATCATGCTGGATGATTTCGGCGGTTAG
- the lipB gene encoding lipoyl(octanoyl) transferase LipB, protein MNAPLLKHTLDWTISAAPVEYAEALAAMEARVEGMLAGTAAEQVWLLEHPALYTAGTSALPEDLLEPGRLPVFQARRGGEYTYHGPGQRVAYAMLDLNRRGRDVRAYVWRLEEWIIRTLEEFGVTGERRPGRVGVWVVRPEKPPAPDGSPAEDKIAAIGVRVRRWVAFHGIALNVEPDLRDYEGIVPCGISGHGVTSLLDLGLPVTMADVDVALKRSFDMVFGQTG, encoded by the coding sequence ATGAACGCCCCCCTTCTGAAACATACGCTTGACTGGACGATCAGCGCCGCGCCCGTGGAATATGCCGAGGCACTGGCGGCGATGGAGGCGCGGGTGGAGGGAATGCTCGCGGGTACGGCGGCAGAGCAGGTATGGCTGCTTGAACACCCTGCCCTTTACACCGCCGGTACCAGCGCACTGCCCGAGGATCTGCTGGAACCGGGACGGCTGCCCGTGTTTCAGGCGCGGCGGGGCGGAGAATACACCTATCACGGACCGGGGCAGCGGGTGGCCTACGCCATGTTGGACCTGAACCGGCGCGGACGCGACGTGCGGGCCTATGTCTGGCGACTGGAGGAATGGATCATCCGCACGCTGGAGGAATTCGGTGTGACGGGCGAGCGGCGGCCGGGCCGCGTGGGTGTCTGGGTTGTACGGCCCGAGAAGCCGCCAGCACCGGACGGCAGCCCGGCGGAGGACAAGATCGCGGCCATCGGGGTGCGGGTGCGCCGCTGGGTGGCTTTTCATGGAATCGCCCTGAACGTGGAGCCGGACCTGCGCGACTACGAGGGGATCGTGCCCTGCGGCATCAGCGGCCACGGCGTCACCTCATTGCTCGACCTGGGCCTGCCGGTGACGATGGCGGATGTGGACGTGGCCCTGAAGCGCAGCTTCGACATGGTATTCGGCCAGACCGGCTGA
- a CDS encoding tetratricopeptide repeat protein produces the protein MSADLRITVHGPFRLSASCPLPALSRRAQAMLAFLSQQPQMRAERAEIADLLWSDRPEEQARASLRQELSVLRRALPDGLLTANRQSIALDETRCEVDSTGQGVFMQGFDLPSEGFEDWLRTIRNRPAGATEASPARARPVTRPRPGLVVLPFEEIGSAEDDMFADGIVEEITGALSRVHDFHVIARQTALALGRQAGQSTAAERLDVDYIVEGSVRRAGERVRIAVHLIAAADGRTLWSERFDDRLDDLFDLQDRIAAQVAGQISPNLRNAEIERARSRPPTDRTAYDLTLLAYPKFWTLEQADSRDALRLVSEAIERDPEFAPALGLKAWLMAHQVTYMWSRNPREDRAEAMDLAVRAARHAGDHVPTLVAIGATCAQAGVDMALARHHIDTALRLDPNSAWAWLRRGWLHQYRAETPEALAAFDRAEELSPLDPFLHQIHFGRAATLYRWGDQTEKGIRMIEEGLRLYPGVHWPLRMLAVAYARQGRLEEARDAVTRLRTRLPHVTLAYLQACLPPLASLDRDNYIGTLRQAGFPEA, from the coding sequence ATGAGCGCCGATCTTCGCATAACCGTCCACGGTCCTTTCCGACTGTCCGCCAGTTGCCCGCTGCCGGCGCTGTCGCGGCGTGCTCAGGCAATGCTGGCCTTCCTCTCGCAGCAACCCCAGATGCGCGCAGAACGGGCGGAGATCGCCGACCTGTTGTGGAGCGACCGGCCGGAGGAGCAGGCCCGCGCCTCCCTCCGCCAGGAACTCTCGGTCCTCCGCCGCGCCCTGCCGGACGGCCTGCTGACGGCCAACCGCCAGTCCATCGCGCTGGACGAAACCCGGTGTGAGGTCGACAGCACGGGGCAGGGGGTGTTCATGCAGGGCTTTGACCTGCCTTCCGAGGGATTCGAGGATTGGCTGCGGACGATCCGCAACCGTCCGGCGGGCGCCACGGAAGCCTCACCCGCCCGCGCCCGGCCGGTCACCCGCCCGCGTCCGGGCCTCGTCGTCCTGCCGTTCGAGGAAATCGGCTCGGCCGAGGACGACATGTTCGCCGACGGCATCGTCGAGGAAATCACCGGAGCGCTCAGCCGTGTCCACGATTTCCACGTCATCGCCCGCCAGACGGCGCTGGCCCTCGGTCGGCAGGCCGGCCAGAGCACGGCCGCCGAACGGCTGGATGTCGATTACATCGTCGAGGGCTCCGTGCGCCGCGCCGGCGAAAGGGTGCGCATCGCCGTCCACCTGATTGCCGCCGCCGACGGCCGCACCCTGTGGTCCGAACGATTCGACGACCGGCTCGACGATCTGTTCGATCTTCAGGACAGGATCGCGGCGCAGGTTGCCGGCCAGATATCTCCCAATCTGCGCAACGCCGAGATCGAGCGCGCCCGCTCTCGCCCGCCGACCGACCGCACCGCCTATGATCTGACGCTGCTCGCCTACCCGAAGTTCTGGACGCTGGAGCAGGCGGACAGCAGGGACGCACTGCGGCTGGTGTCAGAGGCAATCGAGCGCGACCCCGAATTCGCGCCAGCCCTCGGTCTCAAGGCATGGCTGATGGCGCACCAGGTCACCTACATGTGGTCACGCAACCCGCGCGAAGACCGGGCCGAGGCGATGGACCTCGCTGTCCGTGCCGCCCGCCACGCCGGAGACCACGTGCCGACGCTCGTCGCCATCGGTGCCACCTGCGCCCAGGCGGGTGTGGACATGGCCCTTGCCCGTCACCACATCGACACCGCCCTGCGCCTCGATCCCAACAGCGCCTGGGCATGGTTGCGCAGGGGCTGGCTGCACCAGTACCGGGCCGAGACGCCGGAGGCGCTCGCCGCCTTCGACAGGGCGGAGGAACTCAGCCCGCTGGACCCGTTCCTGCATCAGATCCACTTTGGCCGCGCCGCCACGCTCTACCGCTGGGGCGACCAGACGGAAAAGGGCATCAGGATGATCGAGGAGGGCTTGCGCCTCTATCCAGGCGTCCACTGGCCGCTGCGGATGCTGGCCGTCGCCTACGCGCGCCAGGGCCGGCTGGAGGAGGCGCGCGATGCCGTCACCCGCCTGCGGACCCGTTTGCCGCATGTCACGCTTGCCTATCTTCAGGCCTGCCTGCCACCCCTCGCTTCACTCGACCGTGACAACTACATCGGCACGCTTCGCCAGGCCGGATTTCCCGAGGCGTGA
- a CDS encoding DUF1127 domain-containing protein, with amino-acid sequence MTIATRTTKFHTTLPAGFGAEAGKPAWLRVLDWLAAVDGKYRDARALAEMPDYMLDDIGLTRGEVTGHRR; translated from the coding sequence ATGACCATCGCAACCAGAACCACGAAATTCCACACCACCCTGCCGGCCGGATTCGGTGCGGAGGCGGGAAAACCGGCATGGCTCCGGGTGCTGGACTGGCTGGCGGCGGTGGATGGCAAGTATCGCGATGCCCGCGCACTGGCCGAGATGCCGGACTACATGCTGGACGATATCGGCCTGACCCGCGGCGAGGTGACCGGCCACCGCCGCTGA
- the ctaD gene encoding cytochrome c oxidase subunit I, whose amino-acid sequence MADATAHAGAEHDTRGFFTRWFMSTNHKDIGILYLIVSSILGLISVAFTMYMRLELMEPGVQYMLLDGEPNGHLWNVMITGHGILMMFFVVIPALFGGFGNFFMPLMIGAPDMAFPRMNNLSFWLFCAGSSLAVLSVIAPGGNGQLGSGIGWVLYAPLSTTEQGISTDLAIFAVHLSGASSILGAINIITTFLNMRAPGMTLFKVPLFAWSILVTAFLILLALPVLAGAITMLLTDRNFGTTFFDPSGGGDPILYQHLLWFFGHPEVYIVIVPGFGIVSHVISTFSRKPIFGYLPMVWAMIAIGALGFVVWAHHMYTVGMSTTQQSYFMLATMVIAVPTGIKIFSWIATMWGGSIEFKTPMLFAVGFIFLFTVGGVTGVVLSQAAVDRAYHDTYYVVAHFHYVMSLGAVFAIFAGVYYWIGKMSGRQYPELLGKIHFWMFFIGANVTFFPQHFLGRQGMPRRYIDYPVEFATWNYVSSLGAFLSGLSFLLFFGIVIYTVRAGKRVEEPAYWGEHADTLEWTLPNPPPEHTFEILPTRDMWDKPHH is encoded by the coding sequence ATGGCTGATGCTACAGCGCATGCCGGAGCGGAGCACGACACGCGGGGCTTCTTCACCCGCTGGTTCATGTCCACCAACCACAAGGACATCGGGATCCTCTATCTGATCGTCTCGTCGATCCTCGGACTGATCTCCGTTGCTTTCACGATGTACATGCGGCTGGAACTTATGGAGCCGGGCGTACAGTACATGCTGCTCGACGGTGAGCCAAACGGCCACCTATGGAACGTGATGATCACGGGCCACGGCATCCTGATGATGTTCTTCGTCGTCATCCCGGCCCTGTTCGGCGGTTTCGGCAACTTCTTCATGCCGCTGATGATCGGTGCGCCAGACATGGCGTTCCCGCGCATGAACAACCTGTCCTTCTGGCTGTTCTGCGCAGGTTCATCTCTGGCCGTCCTCTCGGTGATTGCACCCGGCGGCAACGGCCAGCTCGGTTCCGGGATCGGCTGGGTGCTCTACGCGCCGCTTTCGACGACGGAACAGGGGATTTCGACCGACCTCGCCATCTTCGCCGTGCACCTTTCGGGGGCATCGTCTATCCTCGGCGCGATCAACATCATCACCACATTCCTGAACATGCGCGCACCGGGCATGACCCTGTTCAAGGTGCCGCTGTTCGCATGGTCGATCCTCGTGACCGCGTTCCTGATCCTGCTGGCACTGCCGGTTCTGGCCGGGGCCATCACCATGCTGCTGACGGACCGGAACTTCGGCACGACGTTCTTCGACCCGTCGGGCGGTGGCGATCCGATCCTTTACCAGCACCTTCTGTGGTTCTTTGGCCACCCGGAAGTGTATATCGTGATCGTGCCAGGCTTCGGCATCGTCAGCCACGTCATCTCCACCTTCTCGCGCAAGCCGATCTTCGGTTACCTGCCGATGGTATGGGCGATGATCGCGATCGGGGCACTGGGCTTCGTCGTCTGGGCGCATCACATGTACACGGTTGGCATGAGCACGACGCAGCAGAGCTATTTCATGCTGGCGACGATGGTGATCGCGGTGCCGACCGGCATCAAGATCTTCTCGTGGATCGCCACGATGTGGGGCGGCTCCATCGAGTTCAAGACGCCGATGCTGTTCGCTGTCGGGTTCATCTTCCTGTTCACCGTCGGCGGTGTGACGGGGGTTGTTCTCTCGCAGGCCGCGGTGGACCGGGCCTATCATGACACCTACTACGTGGTGGCGCACTTCCACTACGTGATGAGCCTCGGGGCCGTCTTCGCGATCTTCGCGGGCGTGTACTACTGGATCGGCAAGATGTCCGGACGCCAGTACCCGGAACTGCTGGGCAAGATCCACTTCTGGATGTTCTTCATCGGCGCGAACGTGACGTTCTTTCCGCAGCACTTCCTCGGCCGTCAGGGCATGCCGCGCCGCTACATCGACTACCCCGTGGAATTCGCGACGTGGAACTACGTGTCCTCGCTCGGGGCGTTCCTTTCCGGCCTGTCGTTCCTGCTGTTCTTCGGCATCGTGATCTACACGGTCCGTGCCGGCAAGCGGGTGGAAGAGCCGGCCTACTGGGGTGAGCACGCGGACACGCTGGAGTGGACGCTGCCCAACCCGCCGCCGGAACACACGTTCGAGATCCTGCCGACGCGGGATATGTGGGACAAGCCGCATCACTGA
- a CDS encoding DUF2244 domain-containing protein has product MAPHRDRHDEGAETEVSAPFALVDANGADPFARTDEPGYSITLWPHRSLSPEGLKVVLCIVGFGLLIPLIPFIGTPVAWGLIPFLVMAMLAVYAAFRRSYRDGRLHEVLRLWPDLVTVERVDPKGGRKRWHANPFWVEVAIQKDAKLENYLTLRGNGRTIELGAFLSPEEREELYQELQAMLKAPPTRI; this is encoded by the coding sequence ATGGCTCCTCACCGGGACAGACATGACGAAGGGGCCGAAACGGAAGTTTCGGCCCCTTTTGCTTTGGTGGACGCCAATGGCGCCGACCCGTTTGCGCGGACGGATGAGCCCGGTTACAGCATCACGCTGTGGCCCCACCGTTCCCTCAGCCCGGAGGGTCTGAAGGTGGTGTTGTGCATCGTTGGGTTCGGGCTGCTGATACCGCTGATCCCCTTCATCGGCACGCCCGTGGCCTGGGGCCTTATCCCCTTTCTGGTGATGGCGATGCTGGCCGTGTACGCCGCCTTCCGGCGCAGCTATCGCGATGGACGGCTGCACGAGGTGCTGCGGCTGTGGCCGGACCTAGTGACGGTGGAACGAGTGGACCCAAAGGGTGGGCGCAAGCGCTGGCATGCCAACCCGTTCTGGGTGGAGGTGGCGATCCAGAAGGATGCCAAGCTGGAGAACTACCTGACGCTGCGAGGCAACGGCCGCACGATCGAGTTGGGTGCGTTCCTAAGCCCGGAAGAGCGGGAGGAACTGTATCAGGAGCTGCAGGCGATGCTGAAGGCACCGCCGACGCGGATCTGA
- a CDS encoding GatB/YqeY domain-containing protein, with protein sequence MIRKRLSDELKEAMKARETTRLSTLRLINAAIKDRDIAARSEDNTEGVSDADILGILAKMIKQRQDSAAAYDEAGRVELAEGERAEISVIQSFLPKQLSEEEQAKAIADAIAASGATSIRDMGKVMGVLKSKYAGQMDFARVGPQVKAALG encoded by the coding sequence ATGATCCGCAAACGCCTGTCCGACGAACTGAAGGAGGCGATGAAGGCCCGGGAGACGACGCGTCTCTCCACGCTGCGCCTGATCAACGCCGCGATCAAGGACAGGGACATCGCCGCGCGGTCGGAAGACAACACTGAAGGTGTGTCCGATGCCGACATCCTCGGCATCCTCGCGAAAATGATCAAGCAGCGTCAGGATAGCGCGGCCGCCTATGACGAGGCTGGCCGGGTCGAACTTGCGGAAGGCGAACGGGCGGAAATCTCCGTGATCCAGAGCTTTCTGCCGAAACAGCTTTCGGAAGAGGAACAGGCGAAGGCCATCGCCGATGCGATCGCCGCATCCGGCGCCACGTCCATTCGTGATATGGGCAAGGTCATGGGTGTTCTCAAATCGAAATATGCGGGCCAGATGGATTTCGCCAGGGTCGGTCCGCAGGTAAAGGCCGCTCTCGGCTGA
- the carA gene encoding glutamine-hydrolyzing carbamoyl-phosphate synthase small subunit, with the protein MTDTDPAGLAPGARAESADIPTACIVLADGQVFHGKGFGATGVAVAELCFNTAMTGYQEIMTDPSYAGQVVTFTFPHIGNTGVTPEDDETAEPVAAGMVVKWDPTEPSNWRAEETLAAWLARRGRIGIGSVDTRRLTRAIRHQGAPHAAIAHDPEGNFNIEELHRLAMGFAGLEGADLAKEVSCTQSYRWDEMRWAWPDGFPKRETPGHKVVAIDYGAKRNILRCLASAGCDVTVMPATTTAEEVLAQNPDGLFLSNGPGDPAATGEYAVPMIREIMEKSEMPIFGICLGHQMLALALGGRTLKMNHGHHGANHPVKDHTTGKVEITSMNHGFAVDSQSLPDNVEETHVSLFDGSNCGIAVKNRPIFSVQHHPEASPGPQDSFYLFERFVSFMEPQTQPA; encoded by the coding sequence ATGACCGATACCGATCCCGCCGGGCTCGCCCCGGGAGCGCGCGCCGAAAGCGCAGACATCCCAACGGCTTGCATCGTACTGGCGGATGGGCAGGTCTTCCACGGCAAGGGGTTCGGGGCCACCGGTGTGGCCGTGGCCGAACTGTGTTTCAACACCGCGATGACCGGCTATCAGGAGATCATGACCGACCCGTCCTATGCCGGGCAGGTCGTGACCTTCACTTTCCCCCATATCGGCAACACCGGCGTAACGCCCGAGGATGACGAGACGGCGGAACCGGTGGCGGCCGGCATGGTAGTGAAATGGGACCCGACCGAACCTTCGAACTGGCGGGCGGAAGAGACGCTGGCGGCCTGGCTGGCACGGCGCGGACGCATCGGCATCGGAAGCGTCGATACGCGGCGGCTGACGCGGGCGATCCGCCATCAGGGCGCGCCCCATGCCGCCATTGCCCATGATCCGGAGGGCAATTTCAACATCGAGGAATTGCACCGGCTGGCCATGGGCTTTGCTGGGCTGGAAGGCGCGGATCTGGCGAAGGAGGTCAGTTGCACCCAGTCCTACCGTTGGGACGAGATGCGCTGGGCCTGGCCGGACGGGTTCCCTAAGCGGGAAACGCCGGGCCACAAGGTCGTGGCCATCGACTACGGTGCCAAGCGCAACATCCTGCGCTGCCTTGCCTCTGCCGGTTGCGACGTGACGGTGATGCCCGCGACGACGACAGCCGAGGAAGTGCTGGCGCAGAATCCGGACGGCCTGTTCCTCTCCAACGGTCCGGGCGACCCGGCGGCGACGGGTGAATACGCCGTACCGATGATCCGCGAGATCATGGAGAAATCGGAGATGCCTATTTTCGGTATCTGCCTCGGACACCAGATGCTGGCGCTGGCGCTTGGCGGGCGGACGCTGAAGATGAACCACGGACATCACGGCGCCAACCATCCGGTGAAGGACCATACCACCGGCAAGGTGGAGATCACCTCCATGAACCACGGGTTCGCGGTGGACAGCCAAAGCCTGCCGGACAACGTCGAGGAGACGCATGTTTCGCTGTTCGACGGCTCGAATTGTGGAATCGCGGTGAAGAACCGGCCGATCTTTTCGGTCCAGCATCATCCGGAGGCCAGCCCCGGCCCGCAGGACAGCTTCTATCTGTTCGAACGGTTTGTATCCTTCATGGAACCTCAGACGCAGCCAGCTTAA
- a CDS encoding glycosyltransferase family 2 protein — protein MAVLLKPDVPNWRARPVFAHGRLRLDETLAAIAERRSDNISGALHLQGDRRALAAPSRKGLPEELLARFSARSCLTLGYMPWARIGKTIIIALARPGDIGAIRRELPDWDGKYAFATAPPDEIRTAVAQAFSDRLAQAAETRCPAFLSCRNWRVSRRSVLALALVLISTLALAPFALLAALLVWITAMNFLTMALRAVGLRESFRRIPEEVSPGANVTTLFQHRTLPRVSLLVPLLGEDVVLRNLVSALEKTSYPHERLDVKLVIEADDRATILALAQIDLPDWMTVLPVPPSALRTKPRAMNYALDFCDGEIVGVYDAEDRPEPDQLLKVVEALHSGPPDLACVQGYLDFYNTHTNWLSRCFAIEYAVWFRVLLGGVQRLGLPIPLGGTTVFFRRALLQEVGGWDAHNVTEDADLGMRLARFGYRTEMVPTVTMEEANCHPMAWIRQRSRWLKGYAITWATHMREPGVLLRDLGVSGFLGLQVLFLGGLTSYLATPLFWLLWTATFGLDLALWQALPAPLWIAFFSSMIIGQMLMLAVAFRATSAPERRHLWPVVLTLTLYWPLGAVAAYRAVLELFTRPFYWAKTRHGL, from the coding sequence GTGGCTGTGCTTCTCAAACCAGATGTGCCCAATTGGCGGGCCAGACCGGTGTTCGCGCACGGTCGACTGCGGCTGGACGAAACGCTCGCGGCGATTGCCGAACGCCGGAGCGACAACATTAGTGGCGCGCTGCATCTGCAAGGCGACCGACGTGCGCTGGCCGCACCCTCTCGCAAGGGGTTGCCGGAAGAGTTGCTGGCACGCTTCTCGGCCCGGTCTTGTCTCACACTCGGCTACATGCCCTGGGCGCGCATCGGCAAGACAATCATCATCGCCCTGGCCCGGCCCGGAGATATCGGTGCCATTCGCCGGGAGCTTCCGGACTGGGATGGTAAATACGCCTTTGCCACGGCACCACCGGACGAGATACGCACCGCCGTGGCGCAGGCCTTCAGCGACAGGCTGGCGCAGGCAGCCGAAACGCGCTGCCCGGCGTTCCTCTCCTGCCGCAACTGGCGGGTGAGCCGCCGTTCCGTGCTGGCACTGGCCCTCGTTCTGATTTCCACGCTGGCGCTGGCGCCGTTTGCGCTGCTTGCGGCGCTGCTGGTCTGGATCACGGCGATGAACTTCCTGACGATGGCACTGCGGGCTGTCGGATTACGGGAAAGCTTTCGCAGGATACCTGAGGAGGTAAGCCCCGGCGCCAACGTGACGACGCTGTTTCAGCATCGCACATTGCCGCGCGTGTCGCTGCTGGTGCCGCTGCTGGGCGAGGATGTGGTGCTGCGCAACCTCGTTTCCGCACTTGAGAAGACCAGCTACCCCCATGAGAGGCTGGACGTGAAACTGGTGATAGAGGCCGACGACCGGGCCACGATACTGGCGCTTGCGCAGATCGACCTTCCGGACTGGATGACGGTGCTGCCGGTGCCGCCTTCGGCACTGCGCACCAAGCCGCGGGCGATGAACTATGCTCTGGATTTCTGCGACGGAGAAATCGTCGGCGTCTATGATGCCGAGGACCGGCCGGAACCGGACCAGTTGCTGAAGGTCGTCGAGGCGCTGCATTCAGGCCCACCGGACCTTGCCTGCGTGCAGGGTTACCTCGACTTTTACAACACCCATACAAACTGGCTCTCTCGCTGCTTCGCCATCGAGTATGCCGTCTGGTTCCGGGTGCTGCTGGGCGGTGTGCAGAGATTGGGGCTGCCAATTCCGCTGGGCGGCACAACGGTGTTCTTTCGCCGCGCCCTCCTGCAGGAAGTCGGTGGTTGGGACGCTCACAACGTCACCGAGGATGCCGACCTCGGAATGCGGCTGGCCCGCTTTGGCTATCGCACGGAAATGGTGCCGACGGTGACGATGGAGGAAGCGAACTGCCACCCGATGGCATGGATCAGGCAACGGTCGCGGTGGCTGAAGGGCTATGCCATCACCTGGGCAACGCATATGCGCGAGCCCGGCGTCCTGTTGCGGGACCTTGGCGTAAGTGGCTTTCTCGGCCTTCAGGTGTTGTTCCTCGGCGGGTTGACCTCCTACCTTGCCACACCGTTGTTCTGGCTGCTGTGGACGGCCACGTTCGGGCTCGACCTCGCCCTCTGGCAGGCACTGCCGGCGCCACTGTGGATCGCATTCTTTAGTTCGATGATCATCGGTCAGATGCTGATGCTGGCAGTGGCCTTCCGCGCGACGAGTGCGCCGGAGCGGCGGCATCTGTGGCCGGTGGTACTGACGCTGACGCTCTACTGGCCATTGGGGGCCGTCGCTGCCTATCGTGCCGTGCTGGAATTGTTCACGAGACCGTTTTACTGGGCCAAGACACGGCACGGATTGTAG
- a CDS encoding fumarylacetoacetate hydrolase family protein — translation MPELADALAQEISARAPFREISAAVPDIATAAALQDRVTDILAAARGGCAGYKIAWNTAAQQRAFGLPHAGFGRVFRDDLRANGACLPADAFSHLAIEPEYIARMGSDLGAGASIDAAAAAIESVHIGFELMERRAVAAGADPHSIIATNVFNAGLVLGDTAITPTDLMEIPRHSRMTLNGTRLLDETDAAPEPPAAAVAFLANHFGSRGRGLKAGDLVLCGAHLAPLPVEPGSSLEFTVTGFEPVTMRFG, via the coding sequence ATGCCTGAACTGGCAGACGCTCTGGCGCAGGAGATTTCGGCCCGCGCCCCGTTCCGGGAAATAAGCGCGGCGGTGCCCGACATCGCCACCGCCGCTGCGCTTCAGGACCGGGTTACGGACATCCTCGCCGCCGCGCGTGGCGGCTGCGCCGGCTACAAGATCGCCTGGAACACCGCGGCGCAACAGCGGGCGTTCGGCCTGCCGCACGCCGGCTTCGGGCGGGTGTTCCGGGATGACCTGCGGGCAAATGGCGCCTGCCTCCCCGCTGATGCCTTCAGCCATCTCGCCATCGAGCCGGAATACATCGCCCGCATGGGTAGTGATCTTGGTGCCGGCGCCAGTATCGATGCGGCTGCCGCCGCGATCGAGTCCGTACATATTGGCTTCGAACTCATGGAGCGGCGTGCCGTAGCAGCAGGGGCGGACCCGCATTCCATCATCGCCACCAACGTATTCAACGCCGGCCTCGTGCTCGGCGACACCGCGATCACCCCGACCGATCTGATGGAAATTCCGCGTCATTCACGCATGACGCTGAACGGCACCCGCCTGCTTGACGAGACCGATGCCGCGCCGGAGCCACCAGCCGCCGCCGTCGCCTTTCTCGCCAATCATTTCGGCAGCCGGGGCAGGGGGCTGAAGGCCGGAGATCTGGTGCTCTGCGGGGCACATCTAGCGCCGCTCCCCGTCGAGCCGGGCAGCAGTCTCGAATTTACGGTCACGGGCTTCGAGCCGGTGACAATGCGCTTCGGCTGA